A region from the Citrobacter telavivensis genome encodes:
- the rcnR gene encoding Ni(II)/Co(II)-binding transcriptional repressor RcnR, which translates to MSHTIRDKQKLKARTSKIQGQVAALKKMLDEPHECAAVLQQIAAIRGAVNGLLREVIKGHLTEHIVHESEEQKREEDLDVVLKVLDSYIK; encoded by the coding sequence ATGTCACATACCATCCGCGATAAACAAAAACTGAAAGCACGTACAAGCAAGATCCAGGGGCAGGTTGCTGCGCTGAAAAAAATGCTTGATGAACCTCACGAATGTGCCGCTGTACTGCAACAAATAGCCGCCATACGTGGTGCCGTGAATGGTTTATTGCGTGAAGTGATTAAAGGACATTTGACTGAACATATTGTTCATGAAAGTGAAGAACAGAAACGAGAAGAAGACCTGGACGTTGTGCTGAAGGTTCTGGATTCTTACATCAAGTGA
- the rcnA gene encoding nickel/cobalt efflux transporter RcnA: protein MNEFTTLLQQGNAWFFIPSAILLGALHGLEPGHSKTMMAAFIIAIKGTVRQAVMLGVAATLSHTAVVWLIAFGGMYISNKFTAESAEPWLQMVSSVIILGTAFWMFWRTWSGEKNWLEGMQENEHHHHDETRLIDTGHGKVELSIFEEGQLPHWRLRTLSGQRWASEDISLTTLRENSTISQTFEFVDHGDYLESTSPIPEPHSFNVRLSLGHRGHVHDYDVAFAEHDHDHDHSELDGLDVNSKEYQDAHELAHANDIKRRFDGKEVTNGQILIFGLTGGLIPCPAAITVLLICLQLKALTLGATLVVCFSIGLALTLVTVGVGAAISVRQVAKRWSGFNTIARRAPYISSALIAAVGIYMGIHGWNGLVH from the coding sequence ATGAACGAATTTACGACACTTCTTCAGCAAGGCAACGCATGGTTTTTCATCCCCAGCGCCATTCTGCTTGGCGCGCTTCATGGACTGGAGCCCGGGCACTCCAAAACAATGATGGCAGCATTCATCATTGCTATAAAAGGCACCGTACGTCAGGCCGTGATGCTGGGTGTCGCGGCAACATTGTCGCACACTGCAGTCGTATGGCTGATTGCTTTTGGAGGGATGTATATCAGTAATAAATTTACCGCAGAATCAGCCGAACCCTGGCTACAGATGGTCTCTTCAGTGATCATCCTTGGTACGGCTTTTTGGATGTTCTGGCGAACCTGGAGCGGTGAGAAAAACTGGCTGGAGGGAATGCAGGAGAATGAACATCATCACCATGACGAAACAAGGTTGATCGATACTGGCCATGGAAAAGTTGAACTGTCCATTTTTGAAGAAGGACAACTTCCCCACTGGCGGCTACGCACTCTTAGTGGCCAAAGATGGGCTTCTGAAGATATCTCATTAACCACACTTCGGGAAAACAGTACGATCTCTCAGACTTTTGAATTTGTTGATCATGGTGATTATCTGGAGTCAACATCTCCCATCCCTGAGCCTCACAGTTTCAACGTACGTCTGTCTCTGGGACATCGTGGTCATGTCCATGACTATGATGTGGCGTTCGCTGAACACGACCATGACCATGACCACTCTGAGCTTGATGGGCTGGATGTGAATTCGAAAGAGTATCAGGACGCTCACGAACTGGCTCATGCCAATGACATAAAACGCCGCTTCGACGGGAAAGAAGTAACCAACGGGCAAATCCTGATATTTGGACTGACAGGAGGGCTTATCCCTTGCCCGGCAGCTATAACTGTATTGTTGATCTGCCTTCAGCTTAAAGCGCTTACGCTGGGTGCCACACTGGTTGTTTGTTTCAGTATCGGCCTGGCATTGACCCTCGTAACGGTTGGAGTGGGTGCGGCGATCAGCGTTCGTCAGGTCGCCAAACGCTGGAGTGGCTTCAATACCATCGCCAGAAGAGCCCCCTATATTTCAAGCGCCCTGATTGCTGCTGTTGGGATTTACATGGGTATACATGGCTGGAATGGGCTGGTGCATTAA
- a CDS encoding copper-binding protein, giving the protein MKKILVSFVAIMAVASSAMAAETMNMHDQVNNAQAPAHQMQSTSEKSAVQGDSMTMMDMSGHDQAAMSHEMMQNGNASAHQDMAEMHKKMMKGKPGATNESATSFSEMNEHEKAAVVHEKANNGQSSVIHQQQAEKHRSQITQN; this is encoded by the coding sequence ATGAAAAAGATCCTTGTATCATTTGTTGCCATTATGGCTGTCGCTTCATCCGCCATGGCTGCAGAGACAATGAACATGCATGACCAGGTAAATAATGCCCAGGCACCCGCCCATCAGATGCAGTCAACCTCTGAAAAAAGCGCTGTTCAGGGAGACAGTATGACAATGATGGATATGAGCGGACACGATCAGGCTGCAATGTCCCATGAAATGATGCAAAACGGCAACGCTTCTGCCCACCAGGACATGGCGGAGATGCATAAAAAAATGATGAAAGGCAAACCAGGGGCCACCAACGAATCAGCAACGTCATTTTCAGAAATGAACGAGCATGAAAAAGCCGCTGTTGTGCACGAGAAGGCGAATAATGGTCAGTCTTCCGTTATTCATCAGCAGCAGGCTGAAAAGCATCGCAGCCAGATCACCCAGAATTAA
- the pcoS gene encoding copper resistance membrane spanning protein PcoS, with product MLTVWWLSSFILISTLNGYFDNQDRDFLTGKLQLTEEFLKTETFRNKTDIKSLSEKINDAMVGHNGLFISIKNMENEKIVELYAKNSVVPAVLLNKSGDILDYMIQTEENNTVYRSISRRVAVTPEQGKSKHVIITVATDTGYHTLFMDKLSTWLFWFNIGLVFISVFLGWLTTRIGLKPLREMTSLASSMTVHSLDQRLNPDLAPPEISETMQEFNNMFDRLEGSFRKLSDFSSDIAHELRTPVSNLMMQTQFALAKERDVSHYREILFAYLEELKRLSRMTSDMLFLARSEHGLLQLDKHDVDLAAELNELRELFEPLADETGKTITVEGEGVVAGDSDMLRRAFSNLLSNAIKYSPDNTCTAIHLERDSDCVNVMITNTMSGQVPANLERLFDRFYRADSSRVHNTEGAGLGLSITRSIIHAHGGELSAEQQGREIVFSVRLLMD from the coding sequence ATGCTTACGGTATGGTGGTTATCAAGTTTTATCCTGATTAGCACCCTTAATGGCTATTTCGATAATCAGGACCGCGATTTTCTGACAGGTAAACTTCAGCTCACCGAAGAGTTTCTTAAAACAGAGACGTTCCGGAACAAAACGGATATTAAGTCATTATCAGAAAAAATAAACGATGCGATGGTAGGGCACAATGGTTTATTCATTTCTATAAAAAACATGGAAAATGAAAAAATTGTTGAACTCTATGCCAAAAATTCTGTTGTTCCAGCGGTCCTGCTTAATAAGTCGGGTGATATTCTCGACTATATGATCCAGACGGAAGAAAATAACACCGTGTACCGCAGTATCTCGCGGCGGGTTGCCGTGACGCCGGAACAGGGTAAAAGCAAACATGTCATCATTACGGTTGCCACGGATACTGGGTATCACACCCTGTTTATGGATAAGCTCAGTACCTGGCTGTTCTGGTTCAATATCGGTCTGGTCTTTATTTCTGTTTTTCTGGGCTGGCTGACCACACGTATTGGTCTGAAACCGCTACGGGAAATGACCAGTCTGGCTTCCTCCATGACCGTACACAGCCTGGATCAGCGTCTTAATCCCGATTTGGCTCCGCCGGAAATTTCTGAGACCATGCAGGAGTTCAATAACATGTTCGATCGCCTGGAGGGGTCATTCCGGAAACTGTCAGATTTCTCGTCTGACATCGCGCATGAGCTGCGCACACCGGTCAGTAATCTGATGATGCAGACGCAGTTTGCACTGGCTAAGGAAAGGGATGTTTCGCATTACCGCGAAATCTTATTCGCTTACCTGGAAGAACTGAAAAGGTTGTCACGAATGACCAGTGATATGCTTTTTCTGGCACGTTCAGAGCATGGTCTGCTGCAGCTGGATAAACATGATGTGGATCTGGCCGCCGAACTGAATGAATTACGTGAGCTGTTCGAGCCTCTGGCAGACGAAACAGGAAAGACAATCACCGTTGAAGGAGAGGGCGTTGTTGCCGGAGACAGCGATATGCTGCGACGTGCTTTCAGTAACCTGCTTTCCAATGCAATCAAGTATTCTCCCGATAACACCTGTACAGCGATACACCTTGAGCGTGACAGTGACTGTGTGAACGTGATGATTACGAATACGATGTCCGGCCAGGTTCCCGCTAATCTGGAACGTTTGTTTGATCGGTTCTATCGAGCTGATTCATCAAGGGTCCACAACACGGAAGGCGCGGGGCTGGGATTATCAATTACAAGGTCGATCATTCATGCTCATGGCGGCGAGCTGTCAGCAGAACAGCAGGGGCGGGAAATTGTGTTCAGTGTGCGCCTGTTAATGGATTAA
- a CDS encoding IS5 family transposase, whose protein sequence is MAKQKFKITNWPTYNKALINRGSITFWLDDEAIQAWYESAAPSSRGRPQRYSDLAITTVLVIKRVFRLTLRAAQGFIDSIFSLMNVPLRCPDYSCVSRRAKSVNVSFKTPTRGEIAHLVIDSTGLKVFGEGEWKVKKHGQERRRIWRKLHLAVDSKTHEIICADLSLNNVTDSEAFPGLIRQTHRKIRSAAADGAYDTRLCHDELRHKKISALIPPRKGAGYWPGEYADRNRAVANQRMTGSNARWKWTTDYNRRSIAETAMYRVKQLFGGSLTLRDYDGQVAEAMALVRALNKMTKAGMPESVRIA, encoded by the coding sequence GTGGCAAAGCAAAAGTTCAAAATCACCAACTGGCCCACCTACAATAAAGCCCTCATCAACCGTGGCTCCATAACTTTCTGGCTGGATGATGAAGCTATTCAGGCCTGGTATGAGTCGGCAGCGCCTTCTTCACGAGGCAGACCTCAGCGCTATTCTGACCTTGCCATCACGACTGTGCTGGTCATTAAACGCGTATTCAGGCTGACCCTGCGCGCTGCGCAGGGCTTTATTGATTCCATTTTTTCTCTGATGAACGTTCCGCTACGCTGCCCGGATTACAGCTGTGTCAGCAGGCGGGCAAAGTCGGTTAATGTCAGTTTCAAAACGCCCACCCGGGGTGAAATCGCACACCTGGTAATTGATTCCACCGGGCTGAAGGTCTTCGGTGAAGGCGAGTGGAAAGTCAAAAAGCATGGCCAGGAACGCCGCCGTATCTGGCGTAAGCTGCATCTCGCCGTTGACAGTAAAACACATGAAATCATCTGCGCTGACCTGTCGCTGAACAACGTTACGGACTCAGAGGCCTTCCCCGGGTTAATCCGGCAAACCCACCGGAAAATCAGGTCAGCCGCCGCCGATGGCGCTTACGATACCCGGCTATGTCACGATGAACTGCGGCATAAGAAAATCAGCGCGCTTATCCCTCCCCGAAAAGGTGCGGGTTACTGGCCCGGTGAATATGCAGACCGTAACCGTGCAGTGGCTAATCAGCGAATGACCGGGAGTAATGCGCGGTGGAAATGGACAACAGATTACAACCGTCGCTCGATAGCGGAAACGGCGATGTACCGGGTAAAACAGCTGTTCGGGGGTTCACTGACGCTGCGTGACTACGATGGTCAGGTTGCGGAGGCTATGGCCCTGGTACGAGCGCTGAACAAAATGACGAAAGCAGGTATGCCTGAAAGCGTGCGTATTGCCTGA
- a CDS encoding phosphoethanolamine--lipid A transferase MCR-9.1, whose product MPVLFRVKVIPLVLLLAMIFAFLLNWPILLHFYEILSHLEHVKIGFVISIPFVLVAALNVVFMPFSVRFLLKPFFALLFITGSLVSYSTLKYKVMFDQTMIQNIIETNPQEAHSYLNGSIIIWFVFTGILPAILLFSIKIQYPEKWYKGIAYRLLSVLASLSLIAGVAALYYQDYASVGRNNSTLNKEIIPANYAYSTFQYVKDTYFTTKVPFQTLGNDAKRVVAHEKPTLMFLVIGETARSQNFSMNGYSRDTNAFTSKSGGVISFKNMHSCGTATAISVPCMFSNMNRTEYDSKKASNSENFLDIVQKTGVSLLWKENDGGCKGVCSRIPTVEIKPSDNPKLCDGKTCHDEVMLENLDDEIAKMPGDKLVAFHIIGSHGPTYYLRYPAEHRHFMPECARSDIENCTQEQLVNTYDNTLRYTDYVLAEMIEKLKNYSDQYNTVLLYVSDHGESLGESGLYLHGTPYKLAPDQQTHIPMQVWMSPGFIAGKHINMSCLENNAAKKSYSHDNLFSSILGLWDVSTSVYNPDRDLFRECRG is encoded by the coding sequence ATGCCTGTACTTTTCAGGGTGAAAGTTATTCCGCTGGTTTTACTTCTGGCAATGATCTTTGCGTTTTTACTTAACTGGCCAATATTGCTGCATTTTTACGAGATTTTGTCGCATTTAGAGCATGTCAAAATTGGTTTTGTCATTTCTATTCCCTTTGTTCTGGTTGCGGCGCTTAACGTTGTTTTTATGCCTTTCTCAGTTCGTTTTCTGCTGAAACCTTTCTTTGCTTTACTGTTTATCACTGGCTCACTGGTCAGTTATTCGACACTAAAATATAAAGTAATGTTTGATCAAACGATGATTCAAAACATTATTGAAACTAACCCCCAGGAAGCGCATTCCTATCTTAATGGCTCAATTATTATATGGTTCGTCTTTACCGGTATCCTTCCTGCCATCCTCCTTTTTTCAATAAAAATTCAATATCCTGAAAAATGGTATAAAGGCATTGCTTACCGTTTGCTCTCCGTGCTGGCATCGTTGAGTTTGATTGCAGGTGTTGCCGCACTTTATTATCAGGATTATGCCTCTGTCGGCCGCAATAACTCGACATTGAATAAAGAGATCATCCCGGCGAACTACGCTTACAGCACTTTCCAGTATGTTAAGGATACGTACTTTACGACTAAAGTGCCTTTCCAGACGCTGGGGAATGATGCTAAACGCGTCGTCGCTCACGAAAAACCCACGCTGATGTTCCTGGTGATTGGCGAAACGGCACGCAGCCAGAATTTCTCGATGAACGGTTATTCGCGTGATACCAATGCCTTTACCAGCAAATCCGGCGGCGTTATTTCGTTTAAAAATATGCATTCCTGCGGTACCGCTACCGCAATATCCGTTCCGTGCATGTTCTCGAATATGAATCGCACCGAGTACGACAGTAAAAAAGCATCTAACAGTGAAAATTTCCTCGACATCGTGCAGAAAACCGGTGTCTCGCTGTTATGGAAAGAGAACGATGGCGGTTGTAAAGGCGTATGTAGCCGCATCCCGACTGTCGAAATTAAGCCTAGTGATAACCCGAAACTGTGCGATGGCAAAACGTGCCATGACGAGGTGATGCTGGAAAACCTTGATGATGAAATCGCCAAAATGCCAGGTGATAAGCTTGTCGCCTTCCATATCATTGGCAGCCATGGACCGACTTATTACCTGCGTTATCCGGCTGAGCATCGCCACTTCATGCCCGAATGTGCACGTAGCGATATCGAAAACTGTACTCAGGAACAATTGGTCAACACCTACGACAACACCCTTCGTTATACAGACTATGTATTAGCTGAGATGATTGAAAAGCTAAAAAATTACAGCGATCAGTACAACACCGTGCTGCTTTATGTGTCCGATCATGGTGAATCATTGGGCGAAAGCGGGCTATATCTGCACGGCACGCCGTACAAACTGGCACCGGATCAGCAGACGCATATTCCGATGCAGGTCTGGATGTCACCGGGCTTTATCGCCGGGAAACACATCAACATGTCTTGCCTTGAAAATAATGCGGCGAAAAAATCATATTCCCACGACAACCTGTTCTCATCGATTTTGGGGCTGTGGGACGTAAGCACCAGCGTCTATAATCCTGACCGCGATTTGTTCCGCGAATGCCGTGGCTAA
- a CDS encoding cupin fold metalloprotein, WbuC family, with the protein MKQLTFNDLRKQSAQAANSPRLRAHHNFHPELSDPVQRLAIAMEPGTYVRPHRHPHTFELLTSLTGRFLVLNFDDLGNLTQRVVLGEDCKVLEMDAGTWHTVLSLDEGGVIFEVKHGRYQPVADQDAAPWAPAENEPGTAELMKWYTQAQVGDGGYPR; encoded by the coding sequence ATGAAACAACTTACTTTCAACGACCTACGCAAGCAAAGCGCACAAGCCGCAAATTCCCCCCGCTTACGTGCCCATCATAATTTCCACCCTGAATTGAGCGACCCGGTGCAGCGTCTGGCTATTGCTATGGAACCGGGAACTTATGTTCGCCCTCATCGCCACCCGCATACTTTTGAACTGCTGACATCCCTTACCGGTCGCTTTTTGGTATTGAACTTTGATGACCTGGGTAACCTGACCCAGCGCGTCGTGTTAGGTGAGGACTGTAAAGTGCTGGAGATGGATGCAGGCACCTGGCATACCGTATTGTCACTGGATGAAGGCGGCGTTATTTTTGAGGTAAAACACGGTAGGTACCAGCCTGTTGCTGATCAAGATGCCGCCCCATGGGCCCCCGCCGAAAACGAGCCGGGAACTGCAGAGCTGATGAAATGGTACACACAGGCGCAAGTAGGTGATGGCGGATATCCGCGGTAA
- a CDS encoding sensor histidine kinase: MAGFQKRVKNSLKLQLSVALSVAILFTAVISCGLTFYFALDEAHELQDGTLTQIASVIYDNPDSQTLVKQLDGDNDSRVVVEFISENGNSLQARDPTFQLETPMHEGFQNVISGGESYRVLVHRLSPTQLVAIGQQLDVRDEISFESALRTLIPLSLLLPILLLVATDLIRKAFRPVSLLADEVHQRDERNLTPFPEDAIPDEIRPFVGGINKLLHKVNDAMQTQSRFIADAAHELRTPLTALSLQAERLSASEMSPEAQFRLNSLQQGLSRTKNLLEQLLLLAREQQNTRQGNNQPLLITQLFREVIESLHPLALEKSIDIGVLETASASQLVYTDKYTLTIIVKNLVENAIRYIPEHGQIDLSVMVSQHEAIIKVEDNGPGIAAEERMRVFDAFYRPEGVTQPGSGLGLAIVKACVTRLGGKVTLAPASQFTSGVLVSIVLPLQSAR, encoded by the coding sequence ATGGCTGGTTTCCAAAAGCGAGTGAAAAACTCTCTGAAGCTACAGCTCTCGGTAGCCCTGAGCGTCGCCATTTTATTTACCGCAGTTATTTCCTGTGGTCTTACCTTCTATTTTGCACTCGACGAAGCCCATGAACTACAGGATGGCACCCTGACCCAAATCGCCAGTGTGATATATGACAACCCTGACTCGCAGACTCTTGTTAAGCAACTGGATGGTGATAATGATTCCCGAGTGGTGGTGGAATTCATATCGGAAAACGGTAATTCCCTGCAGGCCCGCGACCCCACTTTTCAGCTGGAAACGCCCATGCATGAAGGTTTTCAGAACGTAATTTCCGGCGGAGAATCGTATCGTGTATTGGTGCATCGACTTTCACCCACCCAATTGGTCGCCATTGGTCAGCAGCTTGACGTACGCGACGAAATCTCATTTGAAAGCGCACTGCGCACGTTGATCCCGCTCAGTCTGCTGTTGCCGATACTGTTGCTGGTTGCGACTGATCTGATCCGGAAAGCCTTTCGCCCCGTTTCACTCCTTGCCGATGAGGTGCATCAGCGAGATGAACGCAATTTGACGCCGTTCCCTGAAGATGCCATTCCTGATGAAATTCGTCCATTTGTGGGTGGTATCAATAAATTGTTGCACAAAGTTAACGATGCCATGCAGACACAGTCACGTTTTATCGCCGATGCGGCCCATGAGTTACGTACCCCGCTAACGGCATTGTCGCTACAGGCGGAGCGGCTGTCGGCGAGCGAAATGTCGCCCGAAGCGCAATTCCGGCTGAACAGCCTGCAACAAGGGTTAAGCCGAACCAAAAACTTGTTAGAACAGCTGCTTCTGCTTGCCCGCGAACAGCAAAATACGCGGCAAGGAAATAATCAGCCTCTGCTCATTACACAGTTATTCAGGGAGGTGATTGAATCCCTGCATCCACTTGCTCTGGAAAAAAGTATTGATATTGGCGTACTGGAAACTGCCAGTGCGAGTCAGCTGGTTTACACCGATAAATACACACTCACTATTATCGTGAAAAATCTGGTAGAAAACGCAATCCGCTATATACCGGAACACGGACAAATTGATCTCAGCGTGATGGTATCGCAGCACGAAGCGATCATTAAAGTTGAAGATAACGGTCCCGGTATTGCCGCAGAAGAAAGGATGCGCGTGTTCGATGCATTTTATCGCCCTGAAGGCGTGACCCAACCCGGCTCTGGGTTGGGCTTAGCGATAGTCAAAGCATGCGTCACGCGGCTGGGTGGGAAAGTTACTTTAGCCCCTGCCAGCCAGTTTACCTCAGGCGTACTGGTCAGCATTGTCCTGCCACTGCAATCTGCGCGATAA